A single window of uncultured Pseudodesulfovibrio sp. DNA harbors:
- a CDS encoding extracellular solute-binding protein produces the protein MKKFLFALVFIVLCSAPSYAENEELFLYIWSEYLPDEIVENFTQETGIKVHISNYDSNEAMLTKIKLAGQGYDLIVPSSDYVGLMRRENLLLPLDKSKLSNFTNLSSAFVDQPFDPDNTFSVPYMWGSTSIIVNTGTLGSAAIESIADLWKPEMDGRLILPNDMRDVFSVALKLLGYSVNETDPAHLEEAYQKLKSLFPRVRAFDSDSPKQALLSDEVSVGVVWNGEAYIANTENPNIQYIYPPEGFSLWMDSLCIPKGAKNLDEAHAFLNYLLRPDVAAALSTEMGYSTPNAKAMDLIPEEIRTNPIVYPTEAEIQHGEFQDYLGEALKMYNDYWVKLKTN, from the coding sequence ATGAAAAAATTCTTATTTGCACTCGTTTTTATTGTCCTTTGTTCCGCTCCATCCTATGCAGAAAATGAAGAACTTTTCCTTTATATTTGGTCCGAATACCTCCCGGATGAAATTGTGGAAAATTTCACCCAAGAAACCGGTATTAAAGTTCACATATCAAACTACGACAGCAATGAAGCGATGCTCACAAAGATCAAACTGGCAGGCCAAGGCTATGATTTGATCGTTCCGTCTTCGGACTATGTAGGCCTGATGCGCAGAGAAAACCTCCTGCTCCCACTCGACAAGTCAAAACTATCCAATTTCACAAACCTTTCCTCTGCGTTCGTGGATCAGCCATTCGACCCTGACAACACCTTTTCCGTACCGTATATGTGGGGGTCCACATCCATCATTGTAAACACCGGCACACTCGGTTCCGCAGCTATCGAAAGTATTGCCGACCTTTGGAAACCGGAAATGGATGGAAGACTCATCCTTCCCAATGATATGCGGGATGTTTTTTCTGTCGCCTTGAAACTACTCGGATACTCTGTCAATGAAACCGACCCGGCACACCTTGAAGAAGCATATCAAAAATTAAAGAGCCTCTTCCCCCGAGTTCGCGCGTTTGATTCGGACTCTCCCAAACAAGCACTTTTATCTGACGAAGTTTCCGTTGGCGTTGTATGGAACGGAGAAGCGTATATCGCCAATACCGAAAACCCAAATATCCAATACATATATCCCCCCGAAGGATTCAGTCTTTGGATGGATTCCTTGTGCATTCCCAAGGGTGCCAAGAACCTTGACGAAGCTCATGCCTTCTTGAACTATTTACTCCGCCCAGACGTGGCCGCCGCTCTCAGCACGGAAATGGGTTACTCCACACCCAACGCTAAAGCCATGGACCTTATTCCCGAAGAAATACGCACCAATCCCATCGTGTACCCGACCGAAGCAGAAATCCAACACGGTGAATTCCAAGACTATTTAGGGGAAGCTCTGAAGATGTATAATGATTATTGGGTCAAACTGAAGACAAACTAA
- the potC gene encoding spermidine/putrescine ABC transporter permease PotC, whose translation MMQFLKSVYAWLIYLFLYLPLAVMAFYSFNASKYSLTWKGFTLKWYGKLLTNTNLFDAALRSLTIAILSATIACIIGTLTAFMLHQYRFRGRKAIFGSLFVMMMSPDIVIGISLLVLFLAAGFTLGFWTLLMGHVTLCVPFVAATVYSRFEGFDISVIEAAKDLGANEYQVFSRIILPMAIPGFVAGWLLSFTLSLDDVIISFFTTGPTYEVLPLRIYSMVRLGIKPDVNALSVVMIVITVVAVFLSRRLLKEKR comes from the coding sequence ATGATGCAATTCCTCAAATCCGTATATGCGTGGCTCATCTATCTCTTCCTCTATCTTCCGCTGGCAGTCATGGCATTCTATTCGTTCAATGCGTCGAAGTACTCTCTAACGTGGAAAGGCTTCACGCTCAAATGGTACGGAAAACTACTGACCAACACTAACCTGTTCGATGCCGCACTTCGTTCCCTGACCATTGCCATACTCTCGGCGACCATTGCCTGTATAATCGGTACACTGACAGCCTTCATGCTACATCAATATCGCTTTCGAGGGCGTAAAGCGATATTTGGTAGCCTTTTCGTAATGATGATGTCGCCCGACATCGTCATCGGCATATCCCTGCTTGTCCTCTTCCTCGCTGCAGGTTTTACTCTTGGCTTCTGGACGCTTCTGATGGGGCATGTAACTCTCTGCGTCCCATTTGTCGCAGCGACCGTGTACTCTCGCTTCGAAGGCTTTGATATCTCTGTTATCGAAGCGGCCAAAGATCTCGGGGCCAATGAGTATCAAGTTTTTAGCCGTATAATTCTCCCCATGGCCATACCGGGCTTTGTTGCCGGATGGCTGCTCAGTTTCACCCTGTCGCTAGATGATGTTATCATTAGCTTTTTCACAACCGGCCCAACTTATGAAGTCCTGCCTTTACGAATCTACTCCATGGTTCGTCTGGGGATCAAACCCGACGTCAACGCGCTCAGCGTGGTGATGATTGTCATAACCGTAGTCGCAGTCTTCCTGTCTCGGCGACTGCTCAAGGAGAAAAGATGA
- the potB gene encoding spermidine/putrescine ABC transporter permease PotB, whose protein sequence is MKDNHFFKNLVIWGTIGWIAIFGAIPTLMLTGVSFLKSHTSNLIKPSFNLSSYIRLADPTIGTMVIKSLFMAATAMLLCLLIGYPFAYIIARAEKRHSRRMLLLVMIPFWTNTLIRTYALVAVLKADGVLNKTLMFLGLIDTPLKIMYTQTAVFIGLIYTLLPFMILPLYAAIEKLDFRLLEASRDLGANRWKSFRKVTIPLTMPGIISGCMLVFLPALGMFYIPDILGGARTMLLGNYIRDQFLTSQDIPMGAAASVALTLIMGLMLLTYYRSLKNSGRTIRP, encoded by the coding sequence ATGAAGGATAACCATTTTTTCAAGAACCTTGTCATATGGGGAACGATTGGATGGATAGCCATTTTTGGAGCTATTCCTACCCTCATGCTCACGGGTGTCAGCTTCCTCAAGAGTCATACGTCTAACCTGATCAAACCAAGCTTCAACTTGAGCAGTTATATCCGTTTGGCCGATCCCACTATAGGCACAATGGTTATCAAATCGCTCTTCATGGCAGCCACGGCAATGCTTCTTTGCCTTCTTATTGGGTATCCTTTTGCCTACATTATTGCCCGAGCTGAAAAACGGCACAGTCGAAGGATGCTTTTGCTCGTCATGATCCCTTTCTGGACCAATACGCTCATCCGCACCTACGCTCTGGTGGCAGTTCTCAAGGCTGATGGAGTCCTGAACAAGACTCTCATGTTTCTGGGGCTGATCGATACCCCCCTGAAAATCATGTATACTCAGACCGCCGTTTTCATAGGACTCATCTATACTCTACTCCCATTCATGATTCTCCCACTATATGCAGCCATTGAGAAACTTGATTTCAGATTACTTGAAGCATCAAGGGACCTCGGCGCAAATCGCTGGAAATCATTTCGAAAGGTCACCATCCCCCTGACCATGCCAGGCATTATTTCCGGGTGTATGCTGGTCTTCCTACCCGCCCTCGGCATGTTCTATATTCCGGACATTCTGGGAGGCGCACGAACCATGCTTCTTGGCAATTACATTCGAGATCAATTCCTTACCTCACAAGATATTCCAATGGGCGCTGCCGCAAGCGTTGCCCTAACTCTTATTATGGGCCTCATGCTGTTAACGTACTATAGAAGCCTCAAAAATTCGGGAAGGACAATACGGCCATGA
- the potA gene encoding spermidine/putrescine ABC transporter ATP-binding protein PotA, giving the protein MIMKKNVVTISGINKSFDGDIALKDFTLSVRDGEFLTLLGPSGCGKTTLLRIVGGFETCDSGEIHIDGQSATGVPPENRAVNTVFQSYALFPHMTVFDNIAFGLRIAGKTNSEISKAVLDALKLVRLENTRHKMPAELSGGQQQRVAIARAIVNKPRVLLLDEPLSALDYRLRKQMQKELKELQQTLGITFILVTHDQEEAFTMSDRVVVMDHGQIVQVDSPRAIYEEPANLYIASFVGEINVLDGIITGRGESHYVADVENVSVIVKSKRDFAIGDPVHVLLRPEDFRIEVMHDLEESSTLAKKFAKALLKGTVESTYYKGATYDVDIILNDGKRILVTEFFDEDSESLYFNQGDRVAVGWFEGWEVVLPHEG; this is encoded by the coding sequence CTGATCATGAAAAAAAATGTTGTGACTATATCTGGTATTAACAAATCCTTTGATGGAGATATCGCTCTCAAAGACTTCACCCTTTCCGTTCGAGATGGAGAATTTCTGACCCTGCTCGGTCCATCAGGATGTGGCAAGACCACTCTCCTACGCATCGTTGGCGGCTTTGAAACGTGTGACAGCGGTGAAATACACATCGACGGACAGTCTGCCACAGGAGTTCCGCCCGAAAATCGTGCCGTGAACACGGTGTTCCAAAGTTACGCCCTATTCCCCCACATGACCGTATTCGACAATATCGCCTTTGGGCTTCGTATAGCGGGAAAAACAAATTCTGAAATATCCAAAGCTGTACTTGATGCTCTCAAGCTGGTTCGTCTTGAAAACACTCGACACAAGATGCCCGCTGAGCTGTCTGGCGGCCAACAGCAACGGGTTGCCATTGCCCGTGCAATCGTCAATAAGCCTCGGGTTCTCTTGCTGGACGAACCTCTTTCAGCTTTGGACTACCGCTTGCGTAAACAAATGCAAAAAGAATTGAAGGAACTCCAGCAAACTCTTGGTATCACCTTCATCCTTGTGACTCATGACCAGGAAGAAGCCTTCACCATGTCTGACCGCGTGGTTGTCATGGATCATGGTCAAATTGTACAAGTCGACTCACCACGCGCCATTTATGAAGAACCTGCCAATCTCTACATAGCCAGCTTCGTCGGCGAAATAAACGTGCTGGATGGTATCATTACAGGTCGCGGCGAAAGCCACTATGTAGCTGATGTTGAGAATGTATCCGTGATCGTCAAATCGAAACGGGATTTCGCCATAGGCGACCCCGTACATGTGCTGCTTCGGCCTGAGGATTTTCGGATCGAAGTCATGCACGATCTTGAAGAATCGTCAACGCTAGCAAAGAAATTCGCCAAGGCTCTTCTTAAGGGGACAGTGGAATCCACCTATTACAAAGGTGCGACCTACGACGTCGACATCATCCTGAATGACGGAAAACGAATTCTTGTAACGGAGTTTTTCGATGAAGACAGCGAGTCTCTCTATTTCAATCAGGGAGACCGTGTTGCAGTGGGTTGGTTTGAAGGCTGGGAGGTAGTATTGCCCCATGAAGGATAA
- the rimK gene encoding 30S ribosomal protein S6--L-glutamate ligase: MKIAILSRKKNLYSTNALVEAGVANGHDMHVINPLRCYMNIASHNPTIHYKGEDLSDIDAIIPRIGASITFYGTAVARQFEMMGVYNLNESVAITRSRDKLRSMQLLSRKGIGLPVTGFANSTKFTDDLIKMVGGAPLVVKLLEGTQGIGVVLAENNQAAKSVIEAFQGVKANILVQEYIKESKGKDIRCIVIGGKIVASMQRKAPAGEFRSNLHRGGSASTVKITPEERSTAVRAAKIMGLNVCGVDLLRTNHGPVVMEVNSSPGLEGIETVTGKNLAAKIIEFIEKNAKSGGNKTRGKG; encoded by the coding sequence ATGAAAATAGCAATCCTTTCGAGAAAAAAAAACCTGTACTCCACGAATGCTCTAGTGGAAGCAGGTGTTGCCAACGGGCACGACATGCACGTCATCAACCCATTGCGCTGCTACATGAATATTGCCTCCCACAACCCGACTATTCATTACAAAGGAGAAGACCTGTCTGATATTGATGCGATCATCCCTCGCATTGGTGCATCCATTACATTTTACGGCACAGCCGTAGCGCGGCAATTTGAGATGATGGGCGTATATAACCTAAACGAATCGGTGGCCATTACCCGATCCAGAGACAAATTACGCAGCATGCAACTCCTATCACGCAAAGGCATCGGCCTCCCCGTGACCGGCTTTGCAAACTCTACAAAATTCACTGACGACCTCATCAAGATGGTCGGAGGTGCTCCACTTGTTGTCAAACTACTTGAAGGCACACAGGGTATCGGCGTTGTCCTGGCAGAAAACAATCAAGCAGCCAAAAGCGTTATTGAAGCTTTTCAGGGTGTGAAGGCCAATATTTTGGTTCAGGAATACATCAAGGAATCAAAAGGGAAAGACATCCGCTGCATCGTCATTGGAGGCAAAATTGTCGCATCCATGCAACGAAAAGCTCCGGCCGGAGAATTTCGCTCCAACCTCCATAGAGGCGGATCAGCATCCACAGTCAAGATCACTCCAGAAGAACGTTCAACAGCCGTTAGAGCAGCCAAAATAATGGGGCTTAATGTATGTGGCGTCGACCTGCTCAGAACAAACCACGGTCCGGTGGTTATGGAGGTCAACTCATCTCCTGGACTTGAAGGTATTGAGACTGTCACAGGGAAAAACCTTGCGGCCAAGATCATCGAATTTATCGAGAAGAATGCCAAATCAGGCGGCAACAAAACCCGAGGCAAAGGGTAG
- a CDS encoding ATP-dependent zinc protease, producing the protein MAKTPKQPKMIIGWREWISLPNFFIPAIKAKIDTGAKTSAIHAFQIEPFERSGEKYVRFYIHPLQGRDDVSIPCEARVIDKRKVTNSGGIGQKRYVIGTTVEIAGRQWEIELTLTNRDEMKFRMLLGRSAMKGVLIVDPQQSHQTGIVNTEKIYKD; encoded by the coding sequence ATGGCTAAAACTCCAAAACAACCGAAGATGATCATCGGGTGGCGGGAGTGGATCTCGCTGCCCAATTTTTTTATTCCGGCCATCAAGGCCAAAATTGATACCGGGGCCAAAACCTCGGCGATCCATGCTTTTCAAATCGAACCGTTTGAAAGATCGGGAGAGAAATATGTTCGCTTTTATATTCACCCTCTTCAAGGGCGCGACGACGTGTCCATTCCTTGTGAAGCAAGAGTAATCGACAAACGAAAAGTGACCAACTCTGGCGGAATAGGCCAAAAAAGATATGTCATAGGCACCACCGTTGAGATTGCGGGGCGGCAATGGGAAATCGAACTCACCCTGACCAACCGGGATGAGATGAAATTCCGAATGCTCCTTGGCCGTTCAGCCATGAAAGGGGTTCTCATTGTCGACCCACAACAATCTCATCAGACCGGAATAGTCAACACAGAAAAAATCTATAAAGACTAA
- a CDS encoding SET domain-containing protein: protein MIHPNTEVRFVNPTIGYGVFATVDIPRGTIVYVKDRLEIELSDTAFNELDEQHKIIAEKYSYIDEHGVRILSWDHAKFVNHRCDCNTMSTGYGFEIAVRNIWKDEEICDEYGLFNLEEVTPIACGCIGCRKLLRPDDVDNFHTLWDEQILSALEKVTSVPQPLMKYMDSKTKALLRAYLCGEDPYTSVLALKYHQNRTNTSKILTDSTPHTNQGYNG, encoded by the coding sequence ATGATACATCCCAATACTGAAGTGCGCTTCGTCAATCCGACTATTGGATATGGCGTTTTTGCAACAGTAGATATCCCTCGTGGAACCATTGTGTACGTCAAAGACCGACTGGAAATTGAGTTGTCCGACACGGCATTTAATGAACTGGACGAGCAACACAAGATCATAGCCGAAAAATATTCATACATAGACGAACACGGTGTCCGTATCCTGAGCTGGGATCACGCCAAATTTGTCAACCACAGATGTGACTGCAATACCATGAGCACAGGCTACGGTTTCGAGATAGCGGTACGCAACATATGGAAAGATGAAGAAATCTGCGATGAATATGGGCTGTTTAACCTTGAAGAAGTCACCCCAATAGCATGCGGCTGCATTGGGTGTCGCAAATTACTTCGCCCTGATGATGTTGATAATTTCCACACGCTTTGGGATGAACAAATTCTTTCCGCCTTGGAAAAAGTTACCTCAGTACCCCAACCACTTATGAAATACATGGATTCAAAAACCAAAGCACTGCTCAGAGCGTACCTTTGTGGTGAAGACCCTTACACGTCAGTACTTGCATTGAAATATCACCAAAACAGGACTAACACGTCGAAGATTTTGACGGACAGTACACCGCATACCAATCAAGGATACAATGGCTAA
- a CDS encoding GNAT family N-acetyltransferase, whose amino-acid sequence MIKNEVFEGDVCEVNITSGVSPKDVESLLDMARTSGLFTPNELLAAEDMAWGCAYQGDNTSCCFLQAKINTPDGDKPIGFLCFAEISHWAHNFELFGIAVTPEYQRLGIGSALIVEMERITLAANGKRILLETGDSRDFEELRLFYEANGYVMEQHFFKQFIPKDDGVVYCRLLESVENSDNFQ is encoded by the coding sequence ATGATTAAAAATGAAGTTTTTGAGGGCGATGTTTGCGAAGTCAACATTACCTCCGGAGTTTCTCCAAAAGACGTTGAAAGTCTTCTCGATATGGCGAGAACCAGTGGTTTGTTCACTCCCAACGAATTGCTCGCAGCCGAAGACATGGCATGGGGCTGCGCTTATCAAGGGGATAACACTTCATGCTGTTTTCTACAGGCCAAGATCAACACACCCGATGGTGATAAACCTATAGGGTTTCTATGCTTTGCCGAAATTTCTCATTGGGCACACAATTTTGAACTGTTCGGAATCGCCGTAACTCCTGAATATCAACGGCTTGGAATTGGTTCAGCCCTCATCGTGGAAATGGAACGCATCACGTTGGCTGCCAATGGGAAACGCATTCTCCTTGAGACTGGCGACAGCCGTGACTTTGAAGAACTCCGGCTTTTTTATGAAGCAAACGGTTATGTTATGGAACAACATTTTTTCAAACAATTCATCCCCAAAGACGATGGTGTTGTTTATTGCCGCTTACTTGAATCCGTCGAGAACAGCGATAATTTCCAATAG
- a CDS encoding sigma-54 dependent transcriptional regulator, which produces MRKMLVITRDGSRSEDVGNLLNRNDDILTETTLESSDPNDDREVDTLFVDVESLVGNNESINKALQGLWEHYPSAAIVVMAEEEQTKAAVDAVKAGAFDYLTHPIGKEELGLVMDKVHESDVLQSELDYLRGQFWNEDSLDYVDTRSQAMRDVFVKIRQVAGTRTTVLLTGETGTGKSLIAKLLHSHSNRKDMPFISLHCGAIPDSLVESELFGHEKGSFTGAVRRKLGKFELAHGGTIFLDEIGTVSQSVQVKLLNVIQERIIQRVGGEKDIHVDVRIIAATNEDMGQLCDEGRFRRDLFYRLNVFPICIPPLRNRIEDIARISESFIQQFNGLLNTEIKGIHPEVLDAFQEYDWPGNVRELENIIERACILEATEVLQPESFPPDLLDTQREIMTSPIRTSLPIKEARQITIDKFEKQYLSSLLEQCNGIIKDSAEKAGISTRQLNKLIKRHGLERKDFRLSK; this is translated from the coding sequence ATGAGAAAAATGCTAGTTATCACACGCGACGGAAGCCGCTCCGAGGATGTTGGGAATTTATTAAATCGAAACGACGATATCCTGACGGAAACAACGTTGGAATCGTCAGATCCAAATGATGATCGAGAAGTGGACACACTTTTCGTTGATGTAGAATCATTGGTTGGGAATAACGAATCTATTAATAAAGCACTTCAAGGACTTTGGGAGCACTACCCTTCAGCCGCAATCGTGGTCATGGCCGAAGAAGAACAGACCAAGGCTGCAGTTGACGCGGTTAAAGCTGGAGCCTTCGACTATCTCACCCACCCTATTGGCAAAGAAGAACTCGGTCTCGTTATGGACAAAGTCCATGAGTCTGATGTGTTACAATCTGAACTTGATTATTTGCGTGGCCAATTCTGGAATGAAGATTCTCTTGATTATGTAGACACACGAAGCCAAGCCATGCGGGATGTTTTCGTCAAGATCAGACAAGTCGCCGGGACTCGAACTACCGTCCTCCTCACAGGAGAAACCGGAACCGGGAAAAGTCTCATCGCCAAACTCCTTCACAGTCACAGTAACCGTAAGGATATGCCCTTCATCAGTTTACATTGTGGAGCTATCCCGGATTCCCTGGTGGAAAGTGAACTGTTTGGTCATGAAAAGGGATCATTCACCGGCGCTGTCCGACGTAAACTCGGCAAGTTCGAACTCGCTCATGGAGGGACTATCTTTCTCGATGAAATCGGCACGGTAAGTCAGTCTGTGCAGGTCAAACTTCTTAACGTCATTCAAGAACGAATTATTCAACGCGTAGGCGGAGAAAAAGACATCCATGTTGATGTTCGCATCATTGCTGCCACCAATGAGGATATGGGACAGCTTTGCGACGAAGGTCGATTCAGACGCGATCTATTTTACAGACTCAATGTTTTTCCCATATGCATACCACCGTTACGCAACAGGATTGAGGACATTGCTCGAATATCAGAAAGTTTCATCCAACAATTCAACGGCCTTTTAAATACTGAAATCAAAGGCATCCACCCCGAAGTTCTCGACGCATTTCAAGAATACGACTGGCCCGGCAATGTTCGGGAACTCGAAAATATCATTGAACGTGCCTGTATTTTGGAAGCGACTGAAGTCTTACAACCAGAGAGCTTCCCTCCTGACCTTCTCGACACTCAGAGAGAGATAATGACCTCCCCCATAAGGACCAGCCTTCCAATCAAAGAGGCTCGACAGATAACCATCGACAAATTCGAAAAACAATATTTATCCAGCCTGCTTGAGCAATGCAATGGTATTATCAAGGACTCCGCAGAAAAAGCAGGCATCAGCACTCGACAGTTGAACAAACTCATAAAAAGACACGGCTTGGAACGAAAGGACTTCAGGCTGTCAAAATAG
- a CDS encoding sigma-54 factor interaction domain-containing protein encodes MEYETDVIAQTITALELTQPGILISELPIPENLLPFSFCQADQFSIVLSHAHGQFSSALCFASPTEHESRLQEAEMARLILSHVMDSILRAIAQEEELRRLRVSPGGEVHFCGIVGSHPSMQRIYSLIENAGPSDATVLIQGESGTGKELVAHALHEKSLRASKPFVVINCAAYPETLIESELFGYEKGSFTGAIKTKKGRFEQAEGGTVFLDEIGEIPHSTQVKLLRVLQDHQFERLGSDHTIKGDIRIIAATNRNLEKEAKTGNFREDLFIV; translated from the coding sequence ATGGAATATGAAACCGATGTCATTGCTCAAACCATTACGGCACTGGAATTGACACAGCCCGGAATTCTTATATCTGAACTCCCCATACCTGAAAACCTGCTTCCATTTTCTTTCTGCCAAGCAGATCAATTCAGTATTGTTTTAAGCCACGCACATGGTCAATTTAGCAGTGCCCTCTGTTTTGCCTCCCCAACGGAACATGAATCCCGTTTACAAGAAGCGGAAATGGCGAGATTAATTCTTTCGCACGTCATGGACAGTATTTTACGCGCCATAGCTCAAGAAGAGGAACTTCGTCGGTTGCGCGTCAGTCCTGGAGGTGAGGTACATTTTTGCGGCATTGTAGGCAGCCACCCTTCGATGCAACGAATATATTCGCTCATAGAAAATGCTGGTCCGTCAGACGCTACAGTACTCATTCAGGGCGAAAGCGGAACCGGAAAAGAGTTAGTGGCTCACGCACTGCATGAAAAAAGTTTACGGGCGTCCAAGCCATTTGTCGTCATTAACTGTGCCGCATATCCTGAAACGCTTATTGAAAGTGAATTGTTTGGATACGAAAAGGGCTCGTTTACCGGCGCAATCAAAACCAAAAAAGGACGATTTGAACAAGCCGAAGGCGGAACGGTGTTCCTTGATGAAATCGGAGAAATTCCCCACTCCACCCAGGTCAAACTCCTCAGAGTCTTACAAGATCACCAGTTCGAAAGGTTGGGAAGTGACCATACTATAAAAGGAGATATCCGCATTATTGCGGCGACTAACAGGAATCTCGAAAAAGAAGCCAAGACTGGAAATTTCAGAGAAGATCTTTTTATCGTCTGA
- a CDS encoding helix-turn-helix domain-containing protein, translating to MEQQAIVDALDKCNWNKSRAAKLLGIGRTSLYSKLKKYKISMR from the coding sequence ATGGAACAGCAGGCCATTGTCGATGCATTGGATAAATGTAATTGGAACAAGAGCAGGGCCGCTAAATTGTTGGGGATAGGGCGGACATCTTTGTATTCGAAACTGAAGAAATATAAAATATCAATGAGATAG
- a CDS encoding ABC transporter substrate-binding protein, translating to MIKTKIAYACLILLTLLTMTGAPSSAADAPLTKVVFAEAVRGEGWLPIYLANELGYFAHEGLDPEFITYKDGPLALMGLLNGDAEFCIIGFEPVLMAFEKGQSSKVIMTTLDSQPYTFCSRPDVKKLEDFKGGVVFAGMPGSAPYFFVKTVFRNAGMNPDKDVTFASMEYGAEIVAMSKSDIDGAYIRATRLPQVETIHGNVLVDATEPKQHKDIYGSELYQAMVVQVRDDYIKEHPEQVQAFSNAVYRAMLWQDAHSDEEVAAKIAPMFPGRNIDAQLISVLRRCISHDGQFSTEGYKAVTDFCLMNNVIKTAPPMPSMVDQTFMKAAKENIQ from the coding sequence ATGATCAAAACAAAAATCGCATACGCTTGTCTCATCTTGCTGACACTGCTGACCATGACCGGTGCACCGTCATCGGCTGCTGACGCCCCGCTGACAAAAGTTGTCTTTGCCGAAGCTGTCCGAGGCGAAGGCTGGCTACCCATTTATCTGGCCAATGAGCTTGGGTACTTTGCGCACGAAGGTCTGGACCCGGAATTCATCACATACAAAGATGGTCCGCTGGCTTTGATGGGACTGCTCAACGGCGACGCAGAATTCTGCATTATCGGTTTTGAACCCGTGCTGATGGCCTTTGAAAAAGGACAATCCAGCAAAGTCATCATGACCACTCTCGATAGTCAGCCCTACACCTTTTGCAGCCGCCCTGATGTAAAAAAACTTGAAGACTTCAAGGGCGGAGTCGTCTTTGCAGGCATGCCGGGTTCTGCCCCCTATTTTTTTGTGAAGACGGTATTCAGAAATGCCGGAATGAATCCAGACAAGGATGTGACTTTCGCCAGCATGGAATACGGTGCAGAAATCGTAGCCATGAGCAAAAGCGACATAGATGGCGCTTACATCAGGGCCACGCGCCTCCCTCAGGTAGAAACTATACACGGCAATGTTCTGGTGGACGCAACCGAACCTAAACAACACAAAGATATCTACGGCTCAGAACTCTATCAAGCCATGGTCGTTCAAGTGCGTGATGACTATATCAAAGAACATCCTGAACAGGTTCAGGCTTTTAGTAACGCCGTATACAGGGCCATGCTGTGGCAGGATGCTCACTCTGACGAAGAAGTAGCAGCAAAGATCGCCCCCATGTTCCCAGGCAGAAACATTGACGCACAACTCATCAGCGTCTTGCGTCGTTGCATCTCTCACGACGGCCAGTTCTCCACCGAAGGCTACAAGGCGGTTACGGACTTCTGTCTCATGAACAACGTCATCAAAACAGCCCCTCCCATGCCTTCAATGGTCGACCAAACCTTCATGAAGGCTGCAAAGGAAAATATCCAGTAG